The following are encoded in a window of Chitinophagaceae bacterium genomic DNA:
- a CDS encoding acyl-CoA carboxylase subunit beta yields MKSKVDILREKIEAGKLGGGANRNATQHKKGKLTARERIALLMDPGSFEEIGALVLHRTRDFGMDEQQFYGDGVITGYGTVNGRLVYVFAQDFTVFGGALSETHAEKICKIMDMAMKGGAPLIGLNDSGGARIQEGVRSLGGYADIFYRNVQASGVIPQISAIMGPCAGGAVYSPAITDFTIMVENTSYMFVTGPSVVKTVTNEEVSFEELGGASTHSIKSGVTHLTALHDMDCIEQVKKLLSYMPQNCEDVVLKIPYTPVDETREVLENIIPESTNQPYDIKDVITGICDGDSFFEVHKDYAGNIVVGFARLAGRSIGIVANQPNCLAGVLDIESSRKGARFTRFCDCFNIPLLVLVDVPGFLPGTDQEWNGIITSGAKLLYALSESTVPRVTVITRKAYGGAYDVMNSKHIGADMNFAWPTAEIAVMGARGASEIIFKKEIQEAADPAQKLLEKEAAYAEKFATPYQAAERGFIDEVIEPKETRKKLIKAFAMLENKVVKRPRKKHGNIPL; encoded by the coding sequence ATGAAATCAAAGGTTGACATCCTGCGGGAAAAGATTGAAGCAGGTAAATTGGGTGGTGGTGCAAACAGGAACGCCACGCAGCATAAAAAAGGAAAACTTACGGCCCGGGAAAGAATTGCACTATTGATGGATCCGGGATCTTTTGAAGAGATAGGCGCTTTGGTTCTTCATAGAACCAGGGATTTCGGGATGGACGAACAACAGTTTTATGGCGATGGTGTAATTACCGGTTATGGAACGGTGAATGGCAGACTGGTTTATGTTTTTGCACAGGACTTCACCGTTTTTGGCGGGGCCTTGTCCGAAACACATGCAGAAAAGATATGTAAGATCATGGACATGGCCATGAAGGGTGGAGCACCCCTGATCGGATTAAATGATTCAGGTGGGGCCCGTATCCAGGAAGGGGTGCGTTCATTGGGAGGGTATGCTGATATTTTTTACCGCAATGTGCAGGCATCAGGTGTTATACCACAAATATCCGCCATCATGGGGCCCTGTGCCGGGGGCGCTGTGTATTCACCCGCTATCACTGATTTTACGATCATGGTGGAAAACACAAGTTACATGTTTGTAACAGGACCCAGCGTGGTGAAAACAGTGACCAATGAAGAAGTAAGTTTTGAAGAATTGGGCGGTGCGTCCACGCATTCCATCAAATCGGGCGTCACACATCTTACGGCTTTGCACGATATGGATTGCATTGAACAGGTAAAAAAACTGCTGAGCTATATGCCGCAGAATTGCGAAGACGTGGTGTTGAAAATCCCCTATACCCCCGTCGACGAAACAAGGGAGGTGCTGGAAAACATTATTCCTGAAAGTACGAACCAGCCTTATGATATTAAGGATGTGATCACCGGGATATGTGACGGTGATTCGTTTTTTGAAGTGCATAAAGATTATGCCGGTAATATTGTTGTAGGTTTTGCAAGACTGGCGGGAAGGAGTATCGGTATTGTTGCCAACCAGCCGAATTGCCTGGCAGGCGTACTCGATATCGAGAGTTCGAGAAAAGGTGCCCGGTTTACCCGGTTTTGCGATTGTTTTAATATCCCTTTATTGGTATTGGTGGATGTGCCGGGTTTTTTACCGGGAACCGACCAGGAATGGAATGGCATTATAACCAGTGGCGCTAAATTATTATATGCATTGAGTGAATCCACGGTACCCCGTGTTACGGTAATAACCAGAAAAGCCTATGGAGGCGCATATGATGTAATGAACTCCAAGCATATTGGAGCCGATATGAACTTTGCCTGGCCTACAGCAGAGATCGCTGTAATGGGCGCCAGGGGCGCTTCCGAGATCATATTCAAAAAAGAAATACAGGAAGCTGCGGACCCGGCACAAAAGCTGCTGGAAAAGGAAGCAGCGTATGCAGAAAAATTTGCCACACCTTACCAGGCTGCAGAAAGAGGTTTTATTGATGAAGTGATCGAGCCTAAAGAAACCCGTAAAAAACTGATCAAGGCATTTGCCATGCTGGAAAACAAAGTGGTGAAACGCCCCCGGAAAAAGCATGGGAATATACCCTTATGA
- a CDS encoding DPP IV N-terminal domain-containing protein, producing MKKIFIIQALIAFLAVAANAQSDKRTLSTADYDQATKALGFNTSKLVYRYNVSPNWLPDGKFWYSVSVPGGVEFVLINPADGSRKTGPDKKSILPDAPAAATAGRRRGGGNESLSPDGKKAAFIKDWNLWVRDLETKKETQLTFDGVKDYGYATDNAGWTHSDRPIMLWSPDSKKIATFRQDQRHVSDMYLVKTKVGAPELEQWKYPLPEDKKVIQIERVIIEVDVPKLVRLKIPADDRRGTLSDDISSGSPYDDNEWNADASKLFFVSTSRDHKIEKVRIADAATGDVKEIFEEKVATQYESGQGTINNRFLDKNNEIIWYSERDDWGHLYLYDATTGKLKNQITKGAFVVTQLLKIDEEKRVLYFMANGREPGRDPYFAHFYSINFDGSNLKLLTPEDGNHNITLSPDGKYFTDNYSQPHVPPVSVLRDMKGKLITELERTDISKLLATGWRPPEPIKVRSNDGKWDLYGLMFKPRDFDASKKYPIVNYVYPGPQGGGVGTRNFGPARGDHQALADLGFIVVIIDGSCNPDRSKSFHDACYGNMGANTLDDQVAGIKQLAAARPYMDLDKVGIWGHSGGGFATADAMFTFPDFYKVGISESGNHDNRNYEDDWGERYIGLEEKGPDGTTNYAKQANQINAGNLKGKLLLAHGGMDDNVPPYNTYLVVEALQKANKDFDLVVFPNARHGYGADALYMTRRRWDYFGKNLMGAEVPKEYKINTNTGAAPVKKEDAVTPNAMGRKNTVIKRIPVSVSNITLNIFDNGTVDGDSISVYYNNKLLVANRGLTEKAIVVNLVLDEKAPQHEIVLFAHNLGSIPPNTALIVVNAGDQRFELSSSASLTENAVLVFEYKGKQ from the coding sequence ATGAAGAAAATTTTCATTATCCAGGCACTGATCGCCTTTCTTGCTGTTGCAGCAAATGCACAATCAGATAAAAGAACATTGAGCACGGCCGATTACGACCAGGCTACCAAAGCCTTAGGTTTTAATACCAGCAAACTCGTTTACCGGTATAATGTAAGCCCAAACTGGTTGCCGGACGGTAAGTTCTGGTATTCTGTTTCTGTACCGGGGGGAGTGGAATTTGTTTTGATAAACCCGGCCGACGGCAGCCGTAAAACTGGCCCTGATAAAAAATCGATCCTGCCGGATGCTCCTGCTGCAGCAACTGCAGGTCGCCGCAGGGGCGGTGGAAATGAAAGTCTTTCGCCCGATGGCAAAAAAGCAGCTTTCATTAAAGACTGGAACCTGTGGGTAAGGGACCTGGAAACAAAAAAAGAAACCCAGCTAACCTTTGATGGGGTAAAAGATTATGGTTATGCAACCGACAATGCCGGCTGGACACACAGCGACCGGCCCATCATGCTCTGGAGCCCCGATTCAAAAAAGATCGCAACCTTTCGGCAGGATCAGCGTCATGTAAGTGATATGTATCTCGTTAAAACAAAAGTTGGGGCACCAGAACTGGAGCAATGGAAATACCCGCTGCCCGAAGATAAAAAAGTGATTCAGATAGAACGGGTGATCATAGAAGTGGATGTACCCAAACTGGTCCGTTTAAAGATACCTGCCGATGACCGGAGGGGAACCCTGAGTGATGATATCTCATCCGGTAGTCCCTATGATGATAATGAGTGGAATGCCGATGCATCTAAACTCTTTTTTGTTTCCACCAGCCGCGATCACAAAATAGAAAAAGTACGTATCGCCGATGCGGCCACCGGCGATGTAAAAGAGATCTTTGAAGAAAAAGTTGCCACGCAATATGAAAGCGGGCAGGGTACCATCAACAACCGTTTCCTGGATAAGAACAACGAGATCATCTGGTACAGCGAACGGGATGACTGGGGACATTTGTACCTGTACGATGCAACCACCGGCAAGCTCAAAAACCAAATTACCAAAGGTGCATTTGTAGTGACCCAATTATTAAAAATTGATGAAGAAAAACGGGTGTTGTATTTTATGGCGAATGGGCGTGAGCCGGGCCGTGATCCCTATTTTGCACATTTTTACAGCATAAATTTTGATGGCAGCAACCTCAAACTGCTCACACCCGAAGATGGCAATCACAATATAACCCTGTCGCCCGACGGGAAATATTTTACCGATAATTATTCGCAACCCCATGTGCCGCCGGTTTCTGTTTTACGGGATATGAAGGGTAAATTGATTACTGAGCTGGAGCGTACGGACATAAGCAAACTCCTTGCAACAGGCTGGAGGCCCCCCGAGCCCATCAAGGTAAGATCCAATGATGGCAAATGGGACCTCTACGGGCTCATGTTCAAACCCAGGGATTTTGATGCATCAAAAAAATATCCCATTGTCAATTATGTGTATCCCGGTCCGCAGGGCGGGGGAGTTGGTACCCGTAATTTTGGTCCCGCCCGTGGCGATCACCAGGCACTTGCCGATCTGGGTTTCATTGTTGTTATCATAGACGGAAGCTGCAACCCCGACCGGTCCAAATCTTTTCATGATGCCTGTTATGGTAATATGGGTGCCAATACACTCGACGACCAGGTGGCCGGTATAAAACAACTGGCAGCGGCCAGGCCCTATATGGATCTTGATAAAGTTGGTATCTGGGGCCACTCGGGTGGGGGATTTGCCACGGCCGATGCGATGTTCACTTTTCCTGATTTTTATAAAGTAGGTATCTCCGAATCAGGCAATCACGATAACCGCAACTACGAAGACGACTGGGGCGAACGATATATTGGCCTCGAAGAAAAAGGCCCCGACGGAACTACCAACTACGCCAAACAGGCCAACCAGATCAATGCCGGCAACCTGAAAGGCAAACTCCTGCTGGCACATGGTGGTATGGACGATAATGTACCCCCCTACAATACCTACCTGGTGGTGGAGGCTTTACAAAAAGCCAATAAGGATTTCGACCTGGTGGTATTCCCCAATGCCCGCCACGGCTATGGCGCTGATGCACTGTATATGACCCGCCGCCGCTGGGATTATTTTGGCAAGAACCTGATGGGTGCAGAAGTACCCAAAGAGTATAAGATAAATACAAACACAGGTGCTGCACCGGTAAAAAAAGAAGATGCTGTTACACCTAATGCCATGGGCCGTAAGAATACAGTAATAAAACGCATACCGGTATCTGTATCAAACATCACACTCAATATATTTGATAATGGCACGGTGGATGGAGATTCCATCAGTGTGTATTACAACAATAAATTACTGGTGGCCAACCGCGGCCTTACAGAAAAGGCCATTGTTGTAAACCTGGTACTTGATGAAAAAGCCCCGCAGCACGAAATTGTACTCTTTGCACATAACCTGGGCAGCATACCTCCCAATACGGCACTTATTGTGGTAAATGCCGGCGACCAGCGTTTTGAGCTGTCCTCCAGTGCCAGCCTTACGGAGAATGCGGTGCTGGTGTTTGAGTATAAGGGGAAGCAGTAA
- a CDS encoding biotin/lipoyl-binding protein, with translation MPEKNSLYKVSVNGFEFQFTKEQVEAIDLLVQSPESVHLILDHRSVNAKLIEADRLAKKQTIEIDGENYFIEIKDELDQVLDQMGFGTVSSRHTREIKAPMPGLVLEISVSEGQQVFAGEKILILVAMKMENSIMIHADAKIKRVAVVAGQAVEKGQVLAELE, from the coding sequence ATGCCGGAAAAGAACAGCTTGTATAAAGTAAGTGTAAACGGGTTTGAATTTCAATTTACAAAAGAACAGGTTGAAGCTATTGACCTGCTGGTCCAATCACCTGAAAGCGTTCACCTGATCCTGGATCACCGTTCAGTGAATGCAAAACTGATCGAAGCAGACCGGTTGGCAAAGAAACAAACGATCGAAATAGACGGGGAAAATTATTTCATTGAGATCAAAGATGAACTGGACCAGGTGTTGGATCAAATGGGATTTGGTACAGTCAGCAGCAGGCATACCAGGGAAATAAAGGCCCCTATGCCAGGGCTGGTACTGGAAATTTCCGTTTCTGAAGGACAGCAGGTTTTTGCGGGAGAAAAGATACTGATCCTGGTTGCTATGAAGATGGAAAACAGTATTATGATCCATGCCGATGCAAAGATCAAACGGGTAGCAGTCGTTGCCGGACAAGCTGTGGAAAAAGGCCAGGTTCTGGCAGAACTTGAATAA
- the fdhF gene encoding formate dehydrogenase subunit alpha, whose protein sequence is MGIVYRREDKQGQAAKGATVTYGSANGKPRAGFAYIDNKPYEIKEGETILAFIRRNYGQDYVPTLCDAPNLDPFGSCRVCSVDVALAENGTAKSQASCHTPVMADSYIYPNSERIQKLRKNIIELVLTDHPLDCLTCEVNNNCELQTVAARVGVRDVRYPPGKNHLHREKDLSHPYMTSDFSKCINCYRCVRACDEVQGEFVLSMSGRGFDTHIIKSMEVNFEQSDCVSCGACAQACPTSAISDVFESKSVAVDKKVRTVCTYCGVGCNLDVAVKQNKVHSIQAPYDAEANQGHTCLKGRFAFSFYNHADRIRTPLIKRNGEFVPVSWEEAYDFIANKLTEIKNNYGPDHIAGISSARCTNEENYLMQKFIRAVIGTNNIDSCARVCHSPTAIGMQRTFGTGAATNSVIDMQYTDCMMVIGANPTDAHPVTGAKMKQQAIKGKTLIVIDPRRTELARYANYHLQLRPGTNVALLNMMLYYIISEKLEDKDFIGKRTEGYEDFQQHILKLNIDELEKITGVDRNLVRDAAIAYASAPNAMSFHGLGVTEHSQGTFTVMLIADLAMITGNIGRRGVGVNPLRGQNNVQGAADMGCQPYQGAGYLDVTNPEIHKMYEEFYHAKLPLHPGLKIPQMYDAALNDKLKAIWVIGEDMAQTDPNTHHVVKALDKLELFVVQELFMTETAKLATVILPGASFLEKSGTFTNGERRIQRVNKVVEPIEGTKCDGQIIVDIMNRMGYEQADYDPGTLLDEIAQIVPFFAGVKWEELGDNGKQWPVRKDGSDTEILHTETFTRGKGKFMFNAFRESEEIVQHTKEYPYIITTNRELEHYNCGAMTRRTKNVDILTEDVLLICEEDARKHLINDGDMVCVESPRGKVDIKAKITDEVKPGILSSTFHFPDIMLNNITSSISDSEAMCPEYKVVACTIRKSKGKYKNGSSG, encoded by the coding sequence ATGGGCATCGTTTACAGAAGAGAAGATAAACAAGGGCAGGCGGCAAAGGGCGCTACGGTCACCTATGGTTCAGCCAATGGTAAACCCAGGGCCGGTTTTGCCTACATTGATAACAAGCCCTACGAGATAAAGGAAGGCGAAACCATCCTAGCTTTCATCCGCAGGAATTACGGGCAGGACTATGTGCCCACACTTTGCGATGCACCAAACCTTGATCCCTTCGGTAGCTGCAGGGTCTGCAGTGTGGATGTGGCGCTTGCAGAGAACGGCACTGCTAAATCACAGGCTTCTTGCCATACACCGGTGATGGCGGACTCATACATCTACCCCAATTCAGAACGCATTCAGAAGTTAAGAAAGAATATCATCGAACTGGTGCTTACCGATCACCCGCTCGACTGCCTTACCTGCGAAGTGAACAACAACTGCGAACTGCAGACGGTTGCCGCCCGGGTGGGCGTACGTGATGTACGTTATCCTCCCGGGAAGAATCACCTGCACAGGGAAAAAGACCTGAGCCATCCGTACATGACCTCCGATTTTTCCAAATGCATCAACTGCTACCGCTGTGTGCGTGCCTGCGATGAAGTACAGGGTGAATTTGTATTGAGCATGTCGGGCCGGGGTTTCGACACCCATATCATCAAGAGCATGGAAGTCAATTTCGAGCAATCGGATTGCGTGAGCTGCGGCGCCTGTGCACAGGCTTGTCCTACTTCGGCCATCTCGGATGTGTTTGAGTCCAAATCCGTGGCCGTCGACAAAAAAGTGCGCACCGTTTGTACCTACTGCGGCGTGGGCTGCAACCTGGACGTGGCGGTAAAACAAAACAAAGTTCATTCCATACAGGCACCCTATGATGCAGAAGCCAACCAGGGCCATACCTGCCTGAAAGGGCGTTTTGCTTTTTCATTCTACAATCATGCAGACCGTATCCGTACGCCGTTGATAAAACGGAATGGTGAATTTGTTCCGGTGAGCTGGGAGGAGGCCTATGATTTCATTGCGAACAAATTGACCGAGATAAAAAATAATTATGGCCCCGATCATATTGCCGGTATCTCTTCTGCCCGTTGCACCAACGAAGAGAATTACCTGATGCAGAAATTCATCCGTGCGGTGATCGGCACCAATAATATTGACAGCTGTGCCCGGGTCTGTCATTCACCAACTGCGATCGGTATGCAACGCACTTTTGGAACCGGTGCTGCCACCAATTCGGTGATTGACATGCAGTACACCGATTGCATGATGGTGATCGGCGCCAATCCCACCGATGCACACCCGGTTACCGGTGCAAAAATGAAACAGCAGGCCATCAAAGGAAAGACGCTGATCGTGATCGATCCGAGGCGTACTGAACTCGCCCGTTATGCAAATTATCACCTGCAGTTACGTCCCGGTACAAATGTGGCATTACTGAACATGATGCTGTACTACATCATCAGTGAGAAACTGGAGGACAAGGATTTCATTGGTAAACGAACAGAAGGTTACGAAGATTTTCAACAGCATATTCTCAAACTCAATATTGATGAACTGGAAAAGATCACCGGTGTTGACCGGAATCTTGTACGTGATGCCGCCATTGCCTATGCTTCAGCGCCGAATGCCATGTCGTTTCATGGATTGGGCGTAACGGAACATTCGCAGGGAACATTTACCGTGATGCTGATTGCCGATCTTGCCATGATAACCGGCAATATCGGCCGCCGGGGCGTGGGGGTTAACCCGCTGCGTGGACAGAACAATGTACAGGGCGCTGCCGATATGGGTTGCCAGCCTTACCAGGGTGCTGGTTACCTGGATGTGACCAACCCGGAGATCCATAAAATGTACGAAGAGTTCTATCATGCAAAACTGCCGCTGCATCCCGGTTTAAAAATTCCGCAGATGTATGATGCGGCATTGAATGATAAATTAAAAGCCATCTGGGTGATTGGTGAAGACATGGCCCAGACAGATCCCAATACCCATCATGTAGTAAAGGCCCTGGATAAACTGGAATTATTTGTGGTGCAGGAATTATTCATGACAGAAACAGCCAAACTGGCTACGGTAATCCTTCCCGGCGCTTCCTTCCTCGAAAAAAGCGGAACCTTTACCAACGGAGAAAGAAGGATACAACGGGTAAATAAAGTGGTGGAACCCATTGAAGGAACCAAATGCGATGGGCAGATCATTGTTGACATAATGAACCGCATGGGTTATGAACAGGCAGATTATGACCCGGGTACCCTGCTGGATGAGATCGCACAGATCGTTCCGTTCTTTGCCGGTGTTAAATGGGAGGAACTGGGTGATAACGGCAAGCAGTGGCCGGTGCGGAAAGACGGATCCGATACGGAGATATTGCATACGGAAACATTTACCAGGGGAAAGGGAAAATTCATGTTCAATGCATTCAGGGAGTCCGAAGAAATTGTACAGCATACCAAAGAGTATCCCTATATCATCACCACCAACCGTGAACTGGAACATTATAACTGCGGCGCCATGACGAGGCGCACGAAGAATGTGGATATACTTACAGAAGATGTATTACTCATCTGCGAAGAAGATGCCCGTAAACACCTGATCAATGACGGGGATATGGTTTGTGTGGAATCGCCCCGTGGCAAGGTTGATATCAAAGCAAAGATCACCGATGAAGTAAAACCAGGCATACTCAGCAGTACTTTTCATTTTCCGGATATCATGCTGAATAATATAACATCCAGCATCAGCGACAGCGAAGCCATGTGCCCTGAATATAAAGTGGTGGCTTGTACGATCCGGAAGAGTAAGGGGAAATATAAAAATGGTTCATCCGGATAG
- the accC gene encoding acetyl-CoA carboxylase biotin carboxylase subunit gives MKKILVANRGEIALRIMRTIRKMGMQSVAVFSEADRNAPHVLFADEAVCLGAPPSSDSYLNGDKIIAFCKELGVDGIHPGYGFLSENAGFAQKVEDAGIRFIGPGPEAMRIMGSKLAAKECVKKYNIPMVPGIDKAIDDIAIAKETAKKIGYPVLIKASAGGGGKGMRIVEKEPDFEEQMLRAISEAKASFGDGSVFVEKYVTSPRHVEIQVLADMHGNVVHLFERECSIQRRHQKVVEEAPSAILTPELRKKMGEAAVLVARSCNYVSTGTVEFLMDDKMNFYFLEMNTRLQVEHPVTEMITGLDLVEEQIKIARGEKLSFTQDQVTINGHAVELRVYAEDPLNNFLPSSGTLTTYRKPAGEGVRVDDGFEEGMPVPVYYDPMIAKLVTHGKDRTEAIQKMKRAIKDFKIEGVATTLPFGTFVFEHEAFLDGKFDTHFVKNHYTPERIKEKQKANAEAAALIALAYWLDQQNILKPVEHKTTSWKRRLA, from the coding sequence ATGAAAAAAATTTTAGTGGCCAACCGCGGGGAAATTGCATTACGTATCATGCGTACCATCCGGAAAATGGGTATGCAGTCGGTGGCCGTTTTTTCTGAAGCCGACAGGAATGCGCCACATGTGTTGTTTGCCGATGAAGCCGTTTGCCTGGGTGCACCCCCTTCTTCTGACTCTTACCTGAACGGGGATAAGATCATTGCCTTTTGCAAAGAACTGGGCGTGGATGGAATTCACCCCGGGTATGGTTTCCTGAGTGAGAATGCCGGGTTTGCTCAAAAAGTGGAAGATGCAGGTATCCGTTTTATTGGTCCCGGCCCCGAGGCCATGCGGATCATGGGTTCTAAACTGGCGGCCAAGGAATGTGTAAAGAAGTACAATATACCCATGGTGCCTGGTATTGATAAAGCCATAGATGATATTGCGATCGCAAAGGAAACAGCAAAAAAAATCGGTTATCCGGTACTTATTAAAGCATCTGCCGGCGGTGGCGGTAAAGGTATGCGTATAGTTGAAAAGGAACCAGACTTTGAAGAGCAGATGCTGAGGGCCATCAGCGAGGCAAAAGCATCTTTTGGCGATGGCTCCGTATTTGTTGAAAAATATGTAACCTCCCCCCGGCATGTTGAGATACAGGTACTGGCAGACATGCATGGGAATGTGGTTCATTTGTTTGAACGGGAATGCAGTATACAGCGTCGTCATCAGAAAGTGGTGGAAGAAGCTCCTTCGGCCATATTAACTCCTGAACTGCGTAAGAAGATGGGGGAAGCAGCCGTACTGGTAGCCAGATCCTGTAACTATGTAAGCACCGGCACCGTGGAATTTTTAATGGACGACAAAATGAATTTTTATTTCCTGGAAATGAATACCCGGTTGCAGGTAGAGCACCCGGTAACAGAAATGATCACCGGCCTTGACCTCGTGGAGGAACAGATAAAAATCGCAAGGGGAGAAAAGTTAAGTTTTACCCAGGATCAGGTTACCATCAACGGCCATGCGGTGGAGTTAAGGGTATATGCCGAAGACCCGTTGAATAATTTTTTACCTTCTTCCGGAACACTGACTACTTACCGTAAACCTGCCGGCGAAGGGGTACGGGTGGATGATGGGTTTGAAGAAGGCATGCCTGTTCCTGTATACTATGACCCCATGATCGCCAAACTGGTGACACATGGTAAGGACAGAACGGAAGCCATTCAAAAAATGAAAAGAGCCATCAAAGATTTTAAAATAGAAGGGGTAGCCACCACCTTGCCTTTTGGAACCTTTGTGTTTGAACACGAAGCTTTCCTCGATGGAAAATTTGATACGCATTTTGTAAAAAATCATTACACGCCAGAACGGATCAAAGAAAAACAGAAAGCGAATGCAGAAGCAGCTGCATTGATAGCCCTTGCATACTGGCTTGATCAGCAAAACATCCTGAAACCGGTTGAACATAAAACCACCAGTTGGAAAAGAAGGCTGGCTTAA
- the fdhD gene encoding formate dehydrogenase accessory sulfurtransferase FdhD has translation MKDPQVENISIVKISGTEITETADKVAVEEPLEIQLAYSTPTGRMLKNIAVTMRTPGNDEELAAGFLFTEGVVKDKEAILEIKKNHADDNRVLVTLKENVQPVLANTARNFYSTSSCGVCGKASIEAIRIVSPYINAKDTISIKASLLYDLQDAVKAQQQVFEETGGIHASALFDADGKFMMLREDVGRHNALDKIIGAALLNDQLPLNNCILFLSGRASFELLQKSAMAGIRLIAAVGAPSSLAVEMAKDNNITLTGFLKSNRFNVYSGEQRITSPQPLS, from the coding sequence ATGAAGGATCCGCAGGTTGAAAATATCAGCATAGTAAAGATCAGCGGCACTGAGATAACTGAAACGGCCGATAAGGTTGCCGTGGAAGAGCCGCTGGAGATCCAGCTGGCATACAGTACCCCCACCGGCCGCATGCTGAAGAATATTGCCGTAACCATGCGTACCCCGGGCAACGACGAAGAACTGGCTGCCGGTTTTTTATTCACCGAAGGCGTTGTAAAGGATAAGGAAGCGATACTGGAAATAAAAAAAAACCACGCAGATGATAACCGGGTATTGGTAACGCTGAAAGAAAATGTACAGCCCGTTCTTGCGAATACGGCAAGGAATTTTTACAGCACGTCCAGTTGCGGCGTATGCGGCAAGGCAAGTATCGAAGCCATCCGCATTGTTTCGCCCTATATCAATGCAAAGGATACCATCTCCATCAAGGCATCCTTGCTTTACGATTTACAGGATGCGGTTAAAGCACAACAGCAGGTCTTTGAAGAGACCGGTGGCATCCATGCCAGCGCACTGTTTGATGCGGATGGAAAGTTCATGATGCTGCGGGAAGACGTGGGCAGGCACAATGCACTGGACAAGATCATCGGCGCCGCATTGCTGAATGACCAGTTACCGTTGAACAACTGCATTTTATTTTTAAGCGGACGGGCAAGTTTTGAATTGCTGCAGAAATCAGCCATGGCGGGTATCAGGCTGATTGCTGCTGTGGGCGCCCCTTCCAGCCTGGCCGTGGAGATGGCAAAGGATAATAATATTACGCTGACCGGTTTCTTAAAAAGCAACCGGTTCAATGTCTATTCGGGTGAACAAAGGATTACCTCACCCCAACCCCTCTCCTAA
- a CDS encoding molybdenum cofactor guanylyltransferase, which produces MTSLLPVKNNLLPDTYGLVLCGGRSSRMGTDKSMLLYYDKPQRYHLYDMLQPFCEKVFISCNTEQAKNMEAGYAFLPDDPSYANMGPMAALLTAFTRFPQKNMLLIGCDYPFLMAVHLRRFSAYCNGERAVSFYNEQAAVYEPLLAWYPHEVFDAIKKKQEAGEYSLQHFLKSSGAVKFRPGNTKSMTSIDTYEDFINVSTRLFHERLTFF; this is translated from the coding sequence ATGACATCATTATTACCTGTTAAAAACAATTTACTGCCCGATACCTACGGGTTGGTGTTATGCGGTGGCAGGAGCAGCCGCATGGGTACGGATAAAAGCATGCTGCTGTACTACGACAAACCGCAGCGCTATCACCTGTATGATATGCTGCAGCCCTTTTGCGAAAAGGTCTTTATCTCCTGCAATACAGAACAGGCAAAGAACATGGAAGCCGGTTATGCTTTTTTACCTGATGATCCATCTTATGCCAATATGGGCCCCATGGCGGCATTACTCACTGCCTTTACACGGTTTCCGCAAAAAAATATGCTGCTCATCGGGTGCGACTATCCATTCTTAATGGCCGTTCACCTGCGCCGGTTCTCGGCTTATTGCAATGGAGAAAGGGCTGTGAGTTTTTATAATGAGCAGGCGGCTGTTTATGAACCGTTGCTGGCATGGTATCCGCACGAGGTATTTGATGCGATCAAAAAAAAGCAGGAAGCCGGGGAATATTCCTTACAGCATTTCTTAAAGAGCAGCGGGGCAGTAAAATTCCGCCCGGGCAATACGAAAAGCATGACAAGCATTGACACCTACGAAGATTTTATTAACGTGTCCACCCGGTTATTTCATGAGCGCCTGACTTTCTTTTAG